The following coding sequences lie in one Mycobacterium sp. DL440 genomic window:
- a CDS encoding GlsB/YeaQ/YmgE family stress response membrane protein, whose translation MTVTGIISAILIGIVVGVIGRLIVPGRQPIGILVTILVGIVSAFIGTALARTMGIPTATNGVDWLELLVQVIVAALGVALISALMGRRKTGILGTRRSGLLR comes from the coding sequence ATGACCGTCACCGGCATCATCAGCGCGATCTTGATCGGCATTGTCGTCGGCGTGATAGGCCGCTTGATCGTCCCCGGCAGACAACCTATCGGCATTCTGGTGACGATCCTGGTCGGTATCGTCTCCGCGTTCATCGGTACCGCACTGGCCCGCACCATGGGCATCCCGACCGCGACCAACGGCGTCGACTGGCTCGAACTACTCGTGCAGGTCATCGTCGCCGCCCTCGGTGTGGCCCTGATCTCGGCACTCATGGGACGCCGGAAGACCGGCATCCTGGGAACGCGACGGTCCGGCCTGCTTCGCTGA
- a CDS encoding antibiotic biosynthesis monooxygenase → MFARSTMIAARTQAIDAGIAHVRDEVMPALDDIDGCVGLSLMVDRESGECVLTTAWRSEEAMHASAAAIAPMRHRVVEIFAGTATVDEWEIAVVHREQYSGPGACVRATWLRTRPELFDRAVDFYRSSVLPAMEDLEGFCSASLMLDRGSGRAVSSATFDSADAMDHNRDQARALRTARLRDLSADQIDVGEFELVLAHLRVPEMA, encoded by the coding sequence GTGTTCGCACGTTCAACCATGATCGCGGCGCGCACCCAGGCCATCGACGCCGGCATCGCCCATGTCCGCGATGAGGTCATGCCGGCCCTCGACGACATCGACGGCTGCGTCGGCCTATCTCTGATGGTGGACCGGGAATCAGGAGAGTGTGTCCTCACGACGGCGTGGCGGTCCGAAGAGGCCATGCATGCCAGCGCCGCCGCGATAGCGCCGATGCGCCATCGAGTGGTGGAGATATTCGCCGGCACCGCCACGGTCGACGAATGGGAGATCGCGGTGGTTCACCGCGAGCAGTACTCCGGGCCCGGCGCCTGTGTGCGGGCGACATGGCTGCGAACCCGCCCCGAACTGTTCGACCGGGCCGTGGACTTCTACCGGAGCTCGGTCTTGCCTGCGATGGAAGACCTCGAGGGCTTCTGCAGCGCCAGCCTGATGCTCGACCGCGGATCGGGTCGGGCGGTGTCCTCGGCCACGTTCGACAGTGCCGACGCGATGGACCACAACCGCGATCAGGCCAGGGCGTTGCGCACGGCCCGACTGCGCGACCTGAGCGCCGATCAGATCGATGTCGGCGAGTTCGAACTCGTGCTCGCTCACCTGCGTGTACCCGAGATGGCCTGA
- a CDS encoding secondary thiamine-phosphate synthase enzyme YjbQ, with product MLDVDTSRRRIVDLTDAVRQFCGAHRDGLCNVFVPHATAGVAIIETGAGSDDDLLDTLERLLPRDDRYRHSHGSFGHGADHVLPALVSPSVTLPVQSGRPLLGTWQSVVLVDLNRDNPQRSVRLSFLGA from the coding sequence GTGCTCGACGTGGACACCTCGCGGCGCCGCATCGTCGATCTCACCGACGCGGTGCGGCAGTTCTGCGGGGCCCATCGTGACGGCCTGTGCAATGTGTTCGTCCCGCACGCGACCGCCGGTGTGGCCATCATCGAGACCGGTGCCGGCTCCGACGACGACCTGCTCGATACCCTGGAACGGTTGTTGCCGCGCGATGACCGCTACCGGCACAGCCACGGTTCGTTCGGCCATGGCGCCGATCACGTGCTACCTGCGCTGGTCTCGCCATCGGTGACATTGCCGGTACAGTCTGGCCGTCCGCTGCTGGGGACCTGGCAGAGCGTGGTGCTGGTCGATCTGAACCGCGACAACCCGCAGCGGTCGGTGCGCCTGAGCTTTCTGGGGGCGTGA
- the alaS gene encoding alanine--tRNA ligase, protein MQTHEIRKRFLDHFVKAGHTEVPSASVILDDPNLLFVNAGMVQFVPYFLGARTPPWDRATSVQKCIRTPDIDEVGITTRHNTFFQMAGNFSFGDYFKKGAIELAWTLLTNPVSEGGYGFDPERLWATVYLDDDEAIRLWQEVAGLPLERIQRRGMADNYWSMGIPGPCGPCSEIYYDRGPEYGIEGGPEANEDRYIEIWNLVFMQNERGEGTSKNDFEILGPLPRKNIDTGMGVERIACLLQDVDNVYETDLVRPVIDLVAGIAPRGYGAGSHEDDVRYRIIGDHSRTAAIIIGDGVSPGNEGRGYVLRRLLRRIIRAAKLLGVEEPIMSRLMTTVRDEMGPSYPELVTDFERIHRIAVAEETAFNRTLVAGSKLFDDAASATRTAGKSTLSGNDAFTLHDTYGFPIDLTLEMAAEAGLSVDEPGFRTLMAEQRQRAKADAAARKQAHTDLSAYRELVDAGPTEFTGFDELSTEARILGIFVDGKRVPVVTHEDVDAERVELILDRTPFYAEAGGQIADEGTISGTGASGTSRAAVTDVQKIAKTLWAHRINVESGEFVEGDTVTAAVDAKWRHGATQGHSGTHMVHAALRQVLGPSAVQAGSLNRPGYLRFDFNWQGALTESQSSEIQEVANEAVAADYQVNTFVTALDKAKAMGAMAMFGENYPDQVRVVEIGGPFSLELCGGTHVHNSAQIGPVTILGESSVGSGVRRVEAYVGLESFRHLAKERALMAGLASSLKVPSEEVPARVANLVERLKAAEKELDKARLANARAAAANAAAGAETIGKVRVVAQRMAGGMSAGDLRSLVGDIKGKLGSDPGVVALIADGEDDSVPFVVAVNPAAQDLGLRANELVKQFGAAVNGRGGGKADMAQGSGKGAAGIDAALAALRAEIGRG, encoded by the coding sequence GTGCAGACACACGAGATCAGGAAGCGCTTCCTCGATCATTTCGTGAAGGCGGGCCACACCGAGGTGCCCAGTGCCTCGGTGATCCTCGACGACCCCAACCTGTTGTTCGTCAACGCCGGCATGGTGCAGTTCGTGCCTTACTTCCTCGGTGCCCGCACACCGCCCTGGGACCGCGCCACCAGCGTGCAGAAGTGCATCCGGACCCCTGACATCGACGAGGTGGGCATCACCACCCGGCACAACACCTTCTTCCAGATGGCCGGCAACTTCTCGTTCGGCGACTACTTCAAGAAGGGTGCCATCGAGCTGGCCTGGACCCTGCTGACCAACCCGGTCAGCGAGGGCGGCTACGGATTCGACCCGGAAAGGCTGTGGGCAACGGTCTATCTGGACGACGACGAGGCGATCCGCCTGTGGCAGGAAGTCGCCGGGCTGCCGCTCGAGCGCATCCAGCGTCGCGGCATGGCCGACAACTACTGGTCGATGGGCATCCCCGGGCCGTGCGGACCGTGCTCGGAGATCTACTACGACCGCGGCCCCGAATACGGCATCGAGGGCGGGCCCGAGGCCAATGAGGACCGCTACATCGAGATCTGGAATCTCGTGTTCATGCAGAACGAGCGCGGGGAGGGCACCTCGAAGAACGACTTCGAGATCCTCGGGCCGCTGCCGCGCAAGAACATCGACACCGGCATGGGCGTCGAGCGCATCGCCTGCCTGTTGCAGGACGTGGACAACGTCTACGAGACCGACCTGGTGCGTCCGGTGATCGATCTGGTCGCCGGGATCGCCCCTCGCGGTTACGGCGCGGGCAGCCACGAGGACGATGTCCGCTACCGCATCATCGGTGATCACAGTCGCACCGCGGCGATCATCATCGGCGACGGTGTCAGCCCCGGCAATGAAGGCCGCGGCTACGTGCTGCGGCGGTTGCTGCGCCGCATCATCCGCGCCGCCAAGCTGCTGGGTGTCGAGGAGCCGATCATGAGCCGGCTGATGACCACCGTGCGCGACGAGATGGGCCCGTCCTACCCGGAACTGGTCACCGACTTCGAGCGGATCCACCGAATCGCGGTGGCCGAGGAGACCGCGTTCAACCGCACCTTGGTCGCGGGTTCGAAGCTGTTCGACGACGCCGCCTCGGCGACGCGCACCGCCGGAAAGTCCACGCTGTCCGGCAACGACGCATTTACCTTGCACGACACCTACGGTTTCCCGATCGACCTCACCCTGGAGATGGCGGCCGAGGCCGGCCTCTCGGTCGACGAGCCGGGCTTCCGGACGTTGATGGCCGAGCAGCGTCAGCGCGCCAAGGCCGACGCCGCCGCGCGCAAGCAGGCCCACACCGATCTGTCCGCGTACCGCGAGCTGGTCGACGCCGGGCCCACCGAGTTCACCGGCTTCGACGAATTGTCCACCGAGGCACGAATTCTCGGAATCTTCGTCGACGGCAAGCGGGTGCCGGTGGTGACCCACGAGGATGTGGACGCCGAGCGCGTCGAACTGATCCTGGACCGCACCCCGTTCTACGCCGAGGCCGGCGGCCAGATCGCCGACGAAGGCACGATTTCCGGCACTGGCGCCTCCGGAACATCCAGGGCGGCCGTCACCGATGTGCAAAAGATCGCCAAAACCCTGTGGGCACACCGCATCAACGTGGAGTCCGGAGAGTTCGTCGAGGGCGACACCGTCACCGCCGCAGTCGATGCGAAGTGGCGTCACGGTGCCACACAGGGACACTCCGGCACCCACATGGTGCACGCCGCGTTGCGACAGGTACTGGGCCCCAGCGCCGTTCAGGCAGGTTCACTGAACCGTCCCGGCTACCTCCGGTTCGACTTCAACTGGCAAGGGGCTCTGACTGAATCCCAGAGCTCCGAAATCCAAGAGGTCGCCAACGAAGCGGTGGCAGCCGACTACCAGGTGAACACCTTCGTCACCGCCTTGGACAAGGCCAAGGCGATGGGCGCGATGGCGATGTTCGGCGAGAACTATCCCGACCAGGTGCGGGTGGTCGAGATCGGCGGCCCCTTCTCACTGGAACTCTGCGGTGGTACGCACGTGCACAATTCGGCCCAGATCGGCCCGGTCACCATCCTCGGCGAATCCTCGGTCGGTTCTGGTGTGCGCCGGGTCGAGGCCTACGTCGGGCTGGAGTCCTTCCGCCATCTGGCCAAGGAACGCGCCCTGATGGCAGGACTGGCCTCGTCGCTCAAGGTGCCCTCCGAAGAGGTGCCCGCCCGGGTGGCGAACCTGGTGGAACGACTCAAGGCGGCCGAGAAGGAACTGGACAAGGCCCGGTTGGCCAACGCCCGGGCCGCCGCCGCCAATGCGGCCGCGGGTGCGGAGACCATCGGCAAGGTCCGGGTGGTCGCACAACGCATGGCCGGCGGCATGTCGGCCGGTGATCTGCGCAGCCTCGTCGGCGACATCAAGGGCAAGCTCGGTTCCGACCCGGGGGTGGTCGCGCTGATCGCCGACGGCGAGGACGACTCGGTGCCGTTCGTGGTGGCGGTCAATCCGGCCGCGCAGGATCTGGGTCTGCGCGCCAACGAACTCGTCAAGCAGTTCGGCGCGGCGGTCAACGGCCGCGGGGGCGGCAAGGCGGACATGGCACAAGGTTCCGGTAAGGGGGCGGCGGGTATCGACGCGGCGTTGGCCGCGCTGCGCGCCGAGATCGGCCGAGGCTAG
- the ruvX gene encoding Holliday junction resolvase RuvX, with protein MSDTVDDRLPDRPGDDDPGRGRRIGIDVGTVRIGVASCDPDGILATPVETVQRDKRDRSGRHLRRLVTLIGEYDAVEVVVGLPRTLADRAGSSAVDAIELADLLARRIAPIPVRLADERLTTVSAQRSLREAGVRAKGQKAMIDQAAAVGILQSWLEQRRAALAARGEGMDG; from the coding sequence GTGTCCGACACCGTCGACGACCGGCTACCGGACCGCCCAGGGGACGATGACCCCGGACGGGGTCGGCGTATCGGCATCGACGTCGGAACCGTTCGGATCGGTGTGGCCAGTTGCGATCCCGACGGGATCCTGGCCACCCCGGTCGAGACCGTTCAGCGGGACAAGCGGGACAGGTCGGGCAGACACCTGCGCAGACTGGTGACTTTGATCGGCGAGTACGACGCCGTCGAGGTCGTCGTCGGACTGCCACGCACACTCGCCGACCGGGCCGGGTCCTCCGCCGTCGACGCCATCGAACTGGCGGATCTGCTGGCCCGCCGGATCGCCCCGATACCGGTGCGGTTGGCCGATGAGCGGCTCACTACTGTGTCGGCGCAGCGATCGTTGCGCGAAGCGGGGGTCCGGGCAAAGGGACAGAAGGCGATGATCGACCAAGCCGCTGCGGTTGGCATTCTGCAGAGCTGGCTGGAGCAGCGGCGTGCGGCTCTGGCTGCGCGCGGAGAGGGCATGGATGGCTGA
- the mltG gene encoding endolytic transglycosylase MltG, whose translation MAEKWGADKAKPEVVGPPRRGLSKAERARKARNDRKRRVTRGFSLTALIVVVIGAVFLGSRLWHGMSGSASDYAGDGVADVVIQVHDGDSTTAIAKTLQDQKVVATIKAFVDAAHKNDAISAIQPGFYKLRTEIPAANAVERLADPESRVGKLTIPEGRQLDDTADVRTKAITEGIFTLISQASCVELDGAKRCVPVDELRAAAQTAPAAALAVPDWAAGPVAAMPNDHRRLEGLIAPGTWNVDPAGKPQDILSTLIAGSATVYTQSGLLDTAAAMQMSPYQILTVGSLVQREAKPQDFDKVARVIYNRLAEHRKLEFDSTVNYPLDRQEVATTDDDRAKTTPWNTYMSQGLPQTPICSPGTDALAAAEHPAAGDWLYFVTIDLQGTTLFTRDYDQHLANIEQAQHNGVLDSAR comes from the coding sequence ATGGCTGAGAAGTGGGGCGCCGACAAGGCCAAGCCCGAGGTGGTTGGACCACCGCGCCGCGGGCTGAGCAAGGCCGAGCGGGCCCGCAAAGCCCGCAATGACCGGAAGCGACGCGTCACCAGGGGCTTCTCTCTCACAGCGCTCATCGTGGTGGTGATCGGCGCGGTTTTCCTGGGCTCCAGGCTGTGGCACGGCATGTCCGGATCCGCCAGCGACTACGCCGGGGACGGTGTCGCCGATGTCGTCATCCAGGTCCACGACGGCGATTCCACGACGGCGATCGCCAAGACCCTGCAGGACCAGAAGGTGGTCGCCACGATCAAGGCCTTCGTCGACGCGGCCCACAAGAACGACGCGATCTCGGCGATTCAACCCGGGTTCTACAAGCTGCGCACCGAGATCCCGGCGGCCAACGCCGTTGAGCGCCTGGCTGATCCGGAGAGCCGGGTGGGCAAGCTGACCATCCCGGAGGGTCGTCAGCTCGATGACACCGCGGATGTCAGGACCAAGGCCATCACCGAAGGCATCTTCACGCTGATCTCGCAGGCCTCCTGCGTCGAACTCGACGGCGCGAAGCGCTGCGTACCGGTCGATGAGCTACGGGCGGCCGCGCAGACGGCGCCCGCCGCCGCCTTGGCGGTACCCGACTGGGCCGCGGGTCCGGTTGCGGCGATGCCCAACGATCACCGGCGGCTGGAGGGGCTGATCGCGCCCGGCACCTGGAATGTCGACCCGGCCGGGAAGCCGCAGGACATCCTGTCCACCCTGATCGCCGGCAGCGCCACCGTGTACACCCAGAGCGGTCTGCTCGACACTGCCGCCGCAATGCAGATGTCGCCGTATCAGATCCTCACGGTCGGATCCCTGGTGCAACGCGAGGCCAAGCCGCAGGACTTCGACAAGGTCGCCCGGGTGATCTACAACCGGCTGGCCGAACACCGCAAGCTGGAGTTCGACTCGACCGTGAACTATCCGCTGGACCGCCAGGAAGTGGCGACCACCGATGACGACCGGGCCAAGACCACCCCGTGGAATACCTATATGAGTCAAGGGCTTCCGCAGACCCCGATCTGCTCGCCGGGCACTGACGCCCTGGCCGCGGCCGAGCATCCGGCGGCAGGGGACTGGTTGTACTTCGTGACCATCGATCTGCAGGGCACCACGTTGTTCACCCGTGACTACGACCAGCACCTGGCCAACATCGAACAGGCGCAGCACAACGGTGTCCTCGACAGTGCCAGATAG
- a CDS encoding shikimate dehydrogenase, with the protein MPDRRPAAVPDSTRKAAVLGSPITHSRSPQLHLAAYRALGLPSWTYERIECSAEQLPGLVGALGTEWVGLSITMPGKFAALEFADQRTERAELVGSANTLVRMSTGGWRADNTDIDGVTGALGTAGETALVIGSGGTAPAAVVALAELGVQRITIVARDEGKASRLVELAGRCGAQSSWCDIGSAALTDAVATADAAVSTIPAEAAAAYAATLATVPRVLDAIYDPWPTPLAQAVEAAGGEVVNGLQMLLNQAFAQVEQFTGMPAPKEAMRDALR; encoded by the coding sequence GTGCCAGATAGGCGGCCCGCCGCCGTGCCCGACAGCACCCGGAAAGCTGCGGTCCTCGGCTCGCCGATCACCCATTCGCGTTCGCCGCAGCTGCATCTGGCGGCCTACCGGGCGTTGGGGCTGCCGTCGTGGACCTACGAGCGCATCGAGTGCAGCGCCGAACAACTGCCGGGCCTCGTCGGCGCCCTGGGCACGGAATGGGTCGGCCTGTCGATCACCATGCCCGGCAAGTTCGCCGCACTGGAATTCGCCGATCAGCGCACCGAACGCGCTGAATTGGTGGGTTCGGCCAACACCCTGGTCCGGATGTCCACGGGTGGTTGGCGCGCCGACAACACCGATATCGACGGGGTAACCGGAGCGCTCGGCACGGCCGGCGAAACGGCGCTGGTCATCGGGTCCGGCGGTACGGCCCCGGCCGCTGTGGTCGCCCTGGCCGAACTCGGCGTACAGCGGATCACCATCGTGGCGCGCGACGAGGGCAAGGCCTCGCGGCTGGTGGAGTTGGCCGGCCGGTGTGGGGCACAGAGCAGCTGGTGCGACATCGGCAGTGCGGCACTGACCGACGCGGTGGCGACCGCGGATGCGGCCGTCAGCACCATCCCGGCTGAGGCGGCCGCCGCCTACGCGGCCACACTCGCGACGGTGCCGCGCGTGCTCGACGCCATCTACGACCCGTGGCCCACCCCGCTGGCCCAGGCTGTCGAGGCCGCAGGCGGCGAGGTGGTCAACGGACTGCAGATGCTGCTGAACCAGGCCTTCGCTCAGGTGGAACAGTTCACCGGGATGCCCGCTCCCAAAGAGGCGATGAGAGACGCGCTGCGCTGA
- a CDS encoding A24 family peptidase, producing the protein MVVGVTVIAVAWLTALSGYDIWQRRLPNWLTLPGAVLTLIVAVLSGYGVAAIVGAGGLSAPYLVVHLLAPRAMGGGDVKLAVGLGAMTGAFGVDVWLLAALCAPLLTAILALGAAVRGIRTVPHGPSMCAASAAAVALVLA; encoded by the coding sequence ATGGTGGTGGGGGTTACCGTCATCGCGGTCGCCTGGCTGACGGCGCTGAGTGGATACGACATCTGGCAGCGTCGGCTGCCGAATTGGCTGACCTTGCCCGGGGCTGTGCTGACCCTGATTGTGGCGGTGCTGTCGGGATACGGGGTCGCCGCCATTGTCGGGGCGGGCGGGCTGAGCGCGCCGTATCTGGTGGTCCATCTGCTGGCTCCGCGGGCCATGGGCGGCGGCGACGTCAAACTCGCGGTCGGGTTGGGCGCGATGACCGGTGCGTTCGGTGTCGATGTGTGGCTGCTGGCGGCGCTGTGCGCACCGTTGCTGACCGCGATACTGGCGCTCGGTGCGGCCGTGCGCGGTATCCGGACCGTGCCGCACGGACCGTCGATGTGTGCGGCCAGTGCCGCTGCGGTTGCCTTGGTTCTGGCCTGA
- the aroC gene encoding chorismate synthase, which translates to MLRWTTAGESHGRALVAMLEGMVAGVPITSEEIGAQLKRRRLGYGRGARMKFEQDQVTMLAGVRHGTTLGGPIAIEIGNTEWPKWETVMSPDPVDPGDLDVARNAPLTRPRPGHADYAGMLKYGFDDARPVLERASARETAARVAAGTVARAFLRAALGVEVVSHVISIGASKPYDGPPPQFSDLEAIDASPVRAFDEAAETSMIAEIEDAKKDGDTLGGVVEVVVAGLPIGLGSFTSGDNRLDSQLAAAVMGIQAIKGVEIGDGFETARRRGSVAHDEMYPGPDGVLRSTNRAGGLEGGMTNGQALRVRAAMKPISTVPRALATVDMATGEEAVAIHQRSDVCAVPAAGVVVETMVALVVARAVLEKFGGDSLAETRANIDAYLRAVAEREPAAQALG; encoded by the coding sequence GTGTTGCGATGGACCACAGCTGGTGAATCCCACGGCCGCGCCCTGGTGGCCATGCTCGAAGGGATGGTTGCCGGCGTGCCCATCACCTCCGAGGAGATCGGGGCACAGCTCAAGCGTCGTCGCCTCGGCTACGGCCGGGGCGCCCGGATGAAGTTCGAACAGGACCAGGTCACCATGCTGGCCGGGGTGCGTCACGGCACCACCCTGGGCGGGCCGATCGCCATCGAGATCGGCAACACCGAATGGCCCAAATGGGAGACCGTGATGTCTCCGGACCCGGTCGATCCAGGTGACCTCGACGTGGCGCGCAATGCCCCGCTGACCCGTCCGCGCCCGGGGCATGCCGACTACGCGGGCATGCTCAAGTACGGCTTCGACGACGCGCGTCCGGTGCTGGAACGTGCCAGTGCCCGCGAGACCGCTGCGCGCGTGGCGGCCGGCACCGTGGCTCGCGCCTTCCTGCGGGCAGCGCTTGGTGTCGAGGTGGTCTCGCACGTCATCTCCATCGGCGCGTCAAAGCCATATGACGGGCCGCCGCCGCAGTTCTCCGACCTGGAGGCGATCGATGCGAGCCCCGTCCGAGCGTTCGACGAAGCTGCTGAAACGTCAATGATCGCCGAGATCGAGGACGCCAAGAAGGACGGCGACACCCTCGGCGGTGTCGTCGAGGTCGTCGTCGCGGGTCTGCCGATCGGGTTGGGCTCGTTCACCAGTGGGGACAACCGTCTCGACAGCCAACTGGCCGCCGCCGTCATGGGCATCCAGGCGATCAAGGGCGTGGAGATCGGCGACGGCTTCGAGACCGCGCGACGGCGAGGCAGCGTCGCCCACGACGAGATGTACCCCGGCCCCGACGGGGTCTTGCGCTCGACCAACCGGGCCGGAGGTCTGGAAGGTGGCATGACCAACGGCCAGGCGCTGCGGGTCCGGGCCGCGATGAAGCCGATCTCGACCGTCCCTCGGGCCCTGGCCACCGTCGACATGGCCACCGGCGAAGAAGCCGTCGCCATTCACCAGCGTTCCGACGTGTGTGCGGTGCCGGCCGCCGGTGTGGTGGTGGAGACAATGGTCGCCCTCGTGGTGGCCCGCGCCGTGCTGGAGAAGTTCGGTGGGGACTCACTGGCCGAGACCCGCGCCAACATCGACGCCTACCTGCGGGCCGTCGCCGAGCGCGAGCCGGCGGCGCAGGCACTGGGCTGA
- the aroB gene encoding 3-dehydroquinate synthase, with amino-acid sequence MTNPVIVEVLVDRPYPVIIGSGLLGELGNTLEGRHKVAILNQPVLTQTAEAIRQHLADKGIEAHRIEIPDAEAGKELPVVGFIWEVLGRIGIGRKDAVVSLGGGAATDVAGFAAATWLRGVDIVHVPTTLLGMVDAAVGGKTGINTDAGKNLVGAFHQPAAVLVDLATLETLPRNEIVAGMAEIVKAGFIADPVILDLIEADPEAALDPTGTVLPELIRRAIAVKAEVVAADERESQLREILNYGHTLAHAIERRERYKWRHGAAVSVGLVFAAELGRLAGRLDDKTAERHRSVLTALGLPVTYDGDALPQLMDYMAGDKKNRSGVLRFVVLDGLAKPGRLEGPDPSLLAAAYAEVARA; translated from the coding sequence ATGACTAACCCGGTAATCGTCGAGGTACTGGTGGACCGGCCCTACCCGGTCATCATCGGAAGCGGCCTGCTCGGCGAGCTGGGAAACACGCTCGAGGGCCGTCACAAGGTGGCGATCTTGAATCAGCCGGTGCTGACCCAGACTGCAGAAGCTATCCGGCAACACTTGGCCGACAAGGGAATTGAAGCCCACCGCATCGAGATTCCGGATGCTGAGGCGGGCAAGGAGCTGCCCGTCGTCGGCTTCATCTGGGAAGTGCTGGGGCGCATCGGTATTGGCCGCAAGGATGCGGTCGTCAGCCTGGGCGGGGGAGCGGCCACCGATGTCGCGGGCTTTGCTGCGGCCACCTGGTTGCGTGGCGTCGACATCGTGCACGTACCCACCACCCTGCTGGGCATGGTGGATGCGGCGGTGGGCGGCAAGACGGGGATCAATACCGATGCCGGCAAGAACCTCGTCGGTGCCTTCCATCAGCCGGCCGCGGTGCTGGTCGACCTTGCAACCCTGGAAACCTTGCCGCGCAACGAGATCGTCGCCGGGATGGCCGAGATCGTAAAGGCCGGCTTCATCGCCGACCCGGTCATCCTCGACCTGATCGAGGCCGATCCGGAGGCGGCGCTGGATCCCACCGGAACAGTGCTTCCCGAACTCATCCGTCGCGCGATCGCAGTCAAGGCGGAGGTGGTTGCTGCCGACGAACGAGAGTCGCAGTTGCGAGAGATCCTCAACTACGGCCACACCCTCGCGCACGCCATCGAGCGCCGCGAGCGCTACAAGTGGCGCCACGGCGCCGCGGTGTCGGTGGGGTTGGTGTTCGCGGCCGAATTGGGCCGGCTGGCCGGACGTCTCGACGACAAGACCGCTGAGCGGCACCGCTCCGTGCTGACCGCGCTCGGGTTGCCGGTCACCTACGACGGTGACGCCCTGCCCCAGTTGATGGATTACATGGCAGGCGACAAGAAGAACCGCTCGGGGGTACTGCGGTTCGTCGTGCTCGACGGACTGGCCAAGCCAGGCCGGTTGGAAGGCCCGGACCCCTCACTGTTGGCGGCCGCATACGCAGAAGTGGCGCGGGCCTGA
- a CDS encoding B-4DMT family transporter, with amino-acid sequence MSKWLLRGVVFATAMVIVRLLQGALINASPGNATWFSLGLVTLFGIGVLIWGLIDGQSDARANPDPDRRADMAMTWLVAGLFAGVVSGAVAWFIGVFYKSLYTDALLNEITTFAAFTALLVFLLGVGGVTVGRWLVDRKAPPQPRQRHHGLAADDRADTDVFAAVSANGAAETADDTTQTIEYPEQPKQ; translated from the coding sequence ATGAGCAAGTGGTTACTGCGCGGAGTGGTGTTCGCAACAGCGATGGTCATCGTGCGCTTATTGCAAGGAGCACTGATCAATGCCTCGCCGGGTAATGCCACCTGGTTCAGTCTGGGGCTGGTCACGTTGTTCGGAATCGGCGTGCTGATCTGGGGTCTGATCGACGGCCAGTCTGACGCACGTGCCAATCCGGATCCGGATCGTCGTGCCGACATGGCGATGACCTGGCTGGTCGCCGGCTTGTTCGCCGGCGTCGTCAGCGGCGCGGTGGCGTGGTTCATCGGGGTCTTCTACAAGAGCCTCTACACCGATGCGCTGCTGAACGAGATCACCACCTTCGCGGCGTTCACCGCGCTGCTGGTGTTCCTGCTCGGCGTCGGCGGCGTGACCGTGGGCCGCTGGCTGGTGGACCGCAAGGCTCCCCCGCAGCCCCGCCAACGCCACCACGGCCTGGCCGCGGACGACCGCGCCGACACCGATGTGTTCGCCGCCGTGAGCGCCAACGGCGCCGCCGAGACCGCCGACGACACCACTCAGACCATCGAGTACCCCGAGCAGCCCAAGCAGTAG